In Rouxiella sp. WC2420, the following proteins share a genomic window:
- a CDS encoding M20 family metallopeptidase — MKSESTQQKELVWSLVDAKKALFTALSDRVWGMPEICYTEYRSVAEHTAMLKEQGFIVTENIAGIPTAVMGEAGKGGPIIAILGEYDALPGLSQVAGVAHQEPLPGNGHGHGCGHNLLGSAAMLAATALKDWLAETGTPGRVRYYGCPAEEGGAAKSFMARAGAFDDVDIAITWHPAAFTEVARAESLANTRMDFVFHGRASHAAAAPHLGRSALDAVELMNVGVNYLREHVPSDSRIHYAMLDSGGIAPNVVQARAAVRYAIRSRDVHAMFDLNERVKKVANGAAMMTETKVDISIMSAVANLLGNEPLEQAMQRNFELLGPLEFDEADKAFAAEIQATLSPEDLSSAYRRIGIKKPQQTSPLCEFIVPLEAAGELMLGSTDVGDISWKIPTVQAHVPTYAIGTPGHSWQLTAQGKMPAAHKGLAYVAKIMAATAIDTLTDKVLLAQAKTAHFELTAETPYVCPIPLEVNPPLQPRPSGEQA; from the coding sequence GTGAAAAGTGAATCTACGCAGCAGAAAGAGTTGGTCTGGAGTTTGGTCGATGCCAAGAAAGCCCTGTTCACCGCTCTGAGTGACAGAGTCTGGGGCATGCCAGAAATTTGCTATACCGAGTACCGTTCAGTGGCCGAACATACTGCCATGCTGAAGGAACAAGGTTTTATCGTGACCGAAAACATTGCAGGAATTCCGACTGCGGTCATGGGAGAAGCCGGAAAAGGCGGGCCGATTATCGCTATTTTGGGCGAGTATGATGCATTGCCGGGCCTGAGTCAGGTCGCCGGAGTCGCTCATCAGGAACCTTTACCGGGCAATGGTCACGGTCACGGCTGCGGCCACAATCTGCTAGGTTCCGCCGCCATGTTGGCTGCTACCGCGCTAAAAGACTGGCTGGCCGAGACCGGAACGCCGGGCCGTGTCCGCTATTACGGCTGCCCGGCAGAAGAAGGCGGTGCGGCAAAATCCTTTATGGCTCGCGCCGGTGCCTTTGACGATGTCGATATCGCCATCACTTGGCACCCGGCCGCTTTTACTGAGGTCGCCCGCGCCGAATCACTGGCCAACACTCGAATGGATTTTGTGTTCCACGGCCGTGCCTCTCACGCCGCTGCGGCTCCACACTTGGGGCGCAGCGCGCTTGACGCCGTGGAGCTGATGAACGTCGGCGTTAACTATTTACGCGAGCACGTTCCTTCCGACTCCAGAATTCACTACGCGATGCTCGACTCCGGCGGCATTGCACCCAACGTGGTACAGGCCCGTGCGGCAGTGCGCTACGCCATCCGCTCCCGCGACGTCCACGCTATGTTCGACCTCAATGAGCGAGTCAAAAAGGTTGCCAATGGCGCGGCAATGATGACCGAAACCAAGGTTGATATCAGCATTATGAGCGCCGTCGCCAACCTGCTTGGCAATGAGCCGCTGGAGCAGGCTATGCAGCGCAACTTTGAACTGCTGGGGCCGCTGGAATTTGACGAGGCCGATAAAGCCTTTGCCGCAGAAATTCAGGCGACGCTCAGCCCGGAAGATCTCAGCAGCGCCTATCGTCGTATCGGGATCAAAAAACCCCAGCAAACCTCCCCTCTTTGCGAATTTATCGTGCCTCTGGAGGCCGCGGGCGAGCTGATGCTCGGCTCAACTGACGTTGGCGATATCAGCTGGAAAATACCGACCGTACAGGCTCATGTGCCCACCTATGCCATCGGCACACCTGGCCATTCCTGGCAGCTCACCGCTCAGGGAAAAATGCCTGCGGCCCATAAAGGCCTGGCCTATGTTGCGAAAATCATGGCCGCTACCGCCATCGACACACTGACCGATAAAGTCTTGCTGGCACAGGCGAAAACCGCGCATTTCGAACTCACCGCCGAAACGCCTTACGTTTGCCCGATCCCGCTTGAGGTTAATCCACCGCTGCAACCGCGCCCGTCAGGGGAGCAGGCATAA